One window of the Allosaccharopolyspora coralli genome contains the following:
- a CDS encoding type II secretion system F family protein has protein sequence MVTTVLAGGCGALAAIGVLLALAAHTTSRERPTRHRRRTQVVLSGRWRTVALALAAACAAWWATGWPVAGVAATAGVVWLPVLLAPSAPRESIALGEALTSWTRRVADLLASGAGGLDHALARSAATAPEPLTEPVRRLAETSRAVGAHRALTEFADDLADPWVDELVLALLLRLRTGGRGLADLLHAHATSLSAAVAARREVEADRAKPRTTVRCLVGLTLAMITGLMLFAHDFLTPFNSPSGQVALAGIFALMAASLRWMHRLASTTPACRYLGRPSEGST, from the coding sequence ATGGTGACCACCGTGCTGGCCGGAGGATGCGGAGCACTCGCCGCCATCGGAGTGCTCCTGGCGCTGGCCGCCCACACCACCAGCCGTGAACGTCCCACGCGGCACCGCCGCCGCACCCAGGTCGTCCTCAGTGGACGGTGGCGGACCGTCGCGCTGGCGCTCGCTGCCGCGTGCGCCGCGTGGTGGGCCACCGGGTGGCCGGTCGCCGGGGTGGCTGCTACGGCTGGGGTGGTGTGGCTTCCGGTGTTGCTGGCGCCGTCGGCTCCTCGGGAGTCGATCGCGCTGGGTGAGGCGCTGACGTCGTGGACCCGCAGGGTGGCCGATCTGCTGGCCTCCGGCGCCGGGGGCCTCGACCACGCCCTGGCCCGGTCGGCGGCCACCGCCCCTGAACCGCTGACCGAACCGGTGCGCCGCCTCGCGGAAACCAGCCGTGCTGTCGGTGCGCACCGGGCGTTGACCGAGTTCGCCGACGACCTCGCCGACCCCTGGGTCGATGAACTCGTGCTCGCGTTGCTGTTGCGGTTGCGCACCGGCGGACGTGGGTTGGCCGATCTCCTGCACGCCCACGCCACCTCGCTGTCGGCGGCAGTGGCCGCGCGCCGGGAGGTCGAGGCCGACCGCGCGAAACCCCGCACCACCGTGCGCTGCCTGGTCGGCCTCACCCTCGCCATGATCACCGGACTCATGCTGTTCGCCCACGACTTCCTCACCCCCTTCAACAGCCCCTCTGGCCAAGTGGCGCTCGCCGGAATCTTCGCGCTCATGGCGGCTTCCCTGAGGTGGATGCACCGCCTGGCCTCCACTACCCCGGCCTGCCGCTACCTCGGACGCCCCAGCGAAGGGAGCACCTGA
- a CDS encoding type II secretion system F family protein: MLLLSLALGLLFGLGLVLAVRAVAGPAPMDLAAACAQLHQPHTGTGSRWGWRARTDRALHHLTRRAEHTAHPWLGVPTSDLDLLDRTPSNYVLHRLRSTATSTGIALVGGVILGALGIPGVLVLLLVVGAAVLGAMLPAWQVRDQARVRRQDARRGLAVYLDLVAQERATGRAPSQALREAADTGHHWLFTRLRYALAHADRIGQPPWDAVRDLGARLRITDLTDLADLAATAADGAAIYTSLRAKATSLRHSTLSDDKAEANARSERLTLPVTVLLVGFLLLVLYPTALRLLTA; encoded by the coding sequence ATGCTGCTGCTGTCCCTGGCCCTCGGGCTCCTGTTCGGTCTCGGCCTCGTGCTCGCTGTGCGGGCCGTCGCGGGCCCCGCGCCGATGGATCTGGCCGCCGCCTGCGCCCAACTCCACCAACCCCACACCGGTACCGGTTCGCGGTGGGGGTGGCGCGCCCGCACCGACCGCGCCCTCCACCACCTCACTCGGCGCGCCGAGCACACCGCGCACCCCTGGCTCGGCGTCCCGACCAGTGATCTCGACCTACTCGACCGCACACCCTCGAACTACGTGCTGCACCGTCTCCGCAGCACCGCCACGTCCACCGGTATCGCCCTAGTAGGCGGAGTGATCCTCGGCGCGCTCGGCATCCCCGGCGTCCTGGTGCTCCTACTGGTGGTCGGCGCTGCGGTGTTGGGGGCGATGCTGCCCGCCTGGCAGGTCCGCGACCAGGCCCGTGTGCGTCGACAGGACGCGCGGCGGGGGCTGGCGGTGTATCTCGACCTCGTGGCCCAAGAACGCGCCACCGGTCGCGCACCCAGCCAAGCCCTCCGCGAAGCCGCCGACACCGGCCACCACTGGCTGTTCACCCGCCTCCGCTACGCCCTCGCGCACGCCGACCGCATCGGCCAACCACCCTGGGACGCCGTCCGCGACCTCGGGGCCCGGCTGCGGATCACCGATCTGACCGACCTTGCCGACCTGGCGGCCACCGCCGCTGACGGGGCGGCGATCTACACCAGCCTGCGCGCCAAAGCCACCAGCCTGCGCCACAGCACGCTCTCCGACGACAAGGCCGAAGCCAACGCCCGCAGCGAACGCCTCACCCTCCCCGTCACCGTCTTGCTCGTCGGGTTCCTGCTGCTCGTGCTCTACCCGACAGCGCTACGTCTGCTGACTGCGTGA